One window of Catonella massiliensis genomic DNA carries:
- a CDS encoding gliding motility protein gives MKAKAGDVYCVYNEKLKKYTACQITKVEDKDGKQMAVKLSLDWSGEEPLKEAELSELKPLYVDYMYWDNSLDMNNVEVDVPEKYIFVGNVAPIMDESSDSYSYGWGSGDIVYRQLRWQDIPKAKRDAFKAADKSEEKVMFEGEECRISRRNMSDEWIHFEDVLSLRVFPCLSHLTLHKWYKNLYEYLEGYPFLRELELNNHGQKELDFSKSYIDRLSVDMTGVEELVLNDGMEHLILFGEVSDNCKIRTEDNGRTLILYVDGKLPRLSGLDNLGSLHIRSIMELDIEEVLSQYPDLLELRLWGKPGNLINFDKLSGFSKLRFFSTMELFGFSEKDIPEPECFPNLCSLWMDSLPEDAAKMVKKLYKNRAKEGLHLWITKARKPEWLAQNLDNPFRSWDGREGITPSNAKKAADIYRKTRAQVVKLIEGPTSDFEQDIEALVRTYAEGFNKMDKRKYFITTIERDEVFDALSDILCLIPDELGLDKNRMIDIFDDVKEF, from the coding sequence ATGAAGGCAAAAGCAGGGGATGTGTACTGTGTTTACAATGAGAAATTAAAAAAATATACGGCTTGTCAGATAACCAAGGTAGAAGATAAAGATGGAAAACAGATGGCAGTAAAGCTGTCTCTTGACTGGTCTGGAGAGGAGCCGCTTAAAGAGGCAGAACTGTCGGAGTTAAAGCCGCTTTATGTTGATTATATGTATTGGGACAATAGCCTAGACATGAATAATGTGGAAGTAGATGTTCCGGAAAAATATATTTTTGTAGGAAATGTGGCTCCTATAATGGATGAGAGCTCAGATTCGTATTCATATGGCTGGGGTAGTGGCGACATAGTATACAGACAGTTAAGATGGCAGGATATCCCGAAGGCGAAGAGAGATGCCTTTAAGGCAGCAGATAAAAGCGAAGAAAAGGTGATGTTTGAGGGAGAGGAATGTAGAATATCAAGGAGAAATATGAGTGATGAGTGGATTCACTTTGAAGATGTGCTTAGTCTTAGGGTTTTTCCTTGTTTAAGCCACCTCACCTTACATAAATGGTATAAAAACCTATATGAATATTTAGAGGGCTATCCCTTCTTAAGAGAGTTGGAGCTTAATAATCATGGGCAGAAGGAGCTTGATTTCTCAAAAAGCTATATAGACAGGCTTTCCGTTGATATGACAGGGGTAGAAGAGCTTGTATTAAATGACGGTATGGAGCATCTTATTTTGTTCGGCGAAGTTTCAGACAACTGCAAGATAAGGACTGAGGATAATGGGAGGACCCTGATTCTATATGTTGACGGAAAGCTTCCAAGGCTGTCAGGTCTTGATAACTTAGGGAGCTTGCATATTAGAAGTATAATGGAACTTGATATAGAGGAGGTTTTGTCTCAGTATCCTGACCTTTTGGAATTAAGGCTTTGGGGGAAGCCCGGCAATCTGATTAACTTTGATAAGCTATCAGGATTTAGCAAGCTGAGGTTCTTTTCCACTATGGAATTGTTTGGTTTCTCTGAGAAGGATATTCCGGAGCCTGAGTGTTTCCCTAATCTTTGCAGCCTGTGGATGGACAGCCTGCCTGAGGACGCAGCTAAGATGGTGAAGAAACTTTATAAAAACCGTGCTAAAGAGGGACTACACCTTTGGATTACGAAGGCAAGAAAACCTGAATGGCTGGCACAAAACCTAGACAACCCATTCCGCTCATGGGATGGCAGAGAGGGCATCACTCCTTCAAATGCCAAAAAGGCTGCTGACATCTACAGAAAGACAAGGGCTCAGGTGGTAAAACTCATAGAGGGACCTACATCAGACTTTGAGCAGGATATCGAAGCCTTAGTAAGAACCTATGCAGAGGGCTTTAACAAGATGGATAAGCGAAAATACTTTATCACAACTATCGAAAGAGATGAGGTATTTGACGCTCTTTCAGACATCTTATGCCTGATTCCCGATGAATTAGGACTTGATAAGAATAGGATGATTGATATTTTTGATGATGTGAAGGAGTTTTAA